One genomic window of Vicugna pacos chromosome 18, VicPac4, whole genome shotgun sequence includes the following:
- the RHBDD2 gene encoding rhomboid domain-containing protein 2 isoform X2: MAVSEPGSRSWSLWPEVPSATFFTALLSLLVSGPRLFLLQPPLAPSGLSLRSEALRNWQDGLTYCYSIDLPEQVALKLDQKFPFSLMRRISMFKYISGSSAERRAAHSRKLNPVPGSYPTQSGHPHLSPNHPVAQMQHASGQKAPSWPASAPGHMPSLPPYQPASGLCYVQNHFGTTPNSSGVYPASAGASLGVQPPAPLNCPGTVYSGALATPAAAGSKECSRVLIP; encoded by the exons ATGGCGGTCTCGGAGCCCGGGTCCCGGAGCTGGTCCTTGTGGCCCGAGGTGCCATCCGCCACCTTCTTCACCGCGCTGCTCTCGCTGCTGGTGTCCGGGCCCCGCCTGTTCCTGCTGCAGCCGCCCCTGGCGCCCTCGGGCCTCTCGCTGCGGTCCGAGGCCCTGCGCAACTGGCAAG ACGGCCTCACCTACTGCTATTCCATCGACCTCCCCGAGCAGGTCGCACTGAAGCTCGACCAGAAGTTCCCCTTCAGCCTGATGAGGAGGATTTCGATGTTCAAGTACATCTCTGGCTCTTCAGCTGAAAGAAGGGCGGCCCACAGCCGGAA GCTGAACCCTGTGCCCGGCTCCTACCCCACACAGAGCGGTCACCCTCACCTGTCCCCAAACCACCCTGTCGCCCAGATGCAGCACGCCAGTGGCCAGAAAGCCCCGTCCTGGCCAGCCAGCGCTCCTGGGCACATGCCCAGCCTGCCCCCATACCAGCCTGCCTCCGGCCTGTGTTATGTGCAGAACCATTTTGGCACAACCCCTAACTCCTCTGGTGTCTACCCAGCTTCTGCAGGTGCCTCCCTGGGGgtccagccccccgcccccctcaACTGCCCGGGCACAGTGTATTCTGGGGCCCTGGCTACTCCAGCGGCTGCAGGCTCCAAGGAGTGCTCAAGAGTCCTGATCCCCTGA
- the RHBDD2 gene encoding rhomboid domain-containing protein 2 isoform X1: protein MAVSEPGSRSWSLWPEVPSATFFTALLSLLVSGPRLFLLQPPLAPSGLSLRSEALRNWQVYRLVTYIFVYENPVSLLCGAIIIWRFAGNFERTVGTVRHCFFTVIFALFSAIIFLSFEAVSSLSKLGEVEDARGFTPVAFAMLGVNSVRSRMRRALVFGMVVPSMLVPWLLLCASWLIPQTSFLSNVCGLGIGLTYGLTYCYSIDLPEQVALKLDQKFPFSLMRRISMFKYISGSSAERRAAHSRKLNPVPGSYPTQSGHPHLSPNHPVAQMQHASGQKAPSWPASAPGHMPSLPPYQPASGLCYVQNHFGTTPNSSGVYPASAGASLGVQPPAPLNCPGTVYSGALATPAAAGSKECSRVLIP from the exons ATGGCGGTCTCGGAGCCCGGGTCCCGGAGCTGGTCCTTGTGGCCCGAGGTGCCATCCGCCACCTTCTTCACCGCGCTGCTCTCGCTGCTGGTGTCCGGGCCCCGCCTGTTCCTGCTGCAGCCGCCCCTGGCGCCCTCGGGCCTCTCGCTGCGGTCCGAGGCCCTGCGCAACTGGCAAG TTTACAGGCTGGTGACCTACATCTTTGTCTATGAGAATCCCGTCTCCCTGCTCTGCGGTGCTATCATCATCTGGCGCTTTGCTGGCAATTTTGAGAGAACCGTGGGCACCGTCCGCCACTGCTTCTTCACTGTGATCTTCGCCCTCTTCTCCGCCATCATCTTCCTGTCATTTGAAGCTGTGTCCTCGCTGTCAAAGCTGGGGGAGGTGGAGGATGCCAGAGGGTTCACGCCAGTGGCTTTTGCCATGCTGGGTGTCAACTCCGTCCGCTCTCGGATGAGGAGGGCCCTGGTGTTTGGCATGGTCGTGCCCTCAATGCTGGTGCCATGGCTCCTGCTGTGTGCCTCCTGGCTCATTCCCCAGACCTCCTTCCTCAGTAACGTCTGTGGGCTTGGAATTGGGCTAACAT ACGGCCTCACCTACTGCTATTCCATCGACCTCCCCGAGCAGGTCGCACTGAAGCTCGACCAGAAGTTCCCCTTCAGCCTGATGAGGAGGATTTCGATGTTCAAGTACATCTCTGGCTCTTCAGCTGAAAGAAGGGCGGCCCACAGCCGGAA GCTGAACCCTGTGCCCGGCTCCTACCCCACACAGAGCGGTCACCCTCACCTGTCCCCAAACCACCCTGTCGCCCAGATGCAGCACGCCAGTGGCCAGAAAGCCCCGTCCTGGCCAGCCAGCGCTCCTGGGCACATGCCCAGCCTGCCCCCATACCAGCCTGCCTCCGGCCTGTGTTATGTGCAGAACCATTTTGGCACAACCCCTAACTCCTCTGGTGTCTACCCAGCTTCTGCAGGTGCCTCCCTGGGGgtccagccccccgcccccctcaACTGCCCGGGCACAGTGTATTCTGGGGCCCTGGCTACTCCAGCGGCTGCAGGCTCCAAGGAGTGCTCAAGAGTCCTGATCCCCTGA
- the RHBDD2 gene encoding rhomboid domain-containing protein 2 isoform X3 produces MLGVNSVRSRMRRALVFGMVVPSMLVPWLLLCASWLIPQTSFLSNVCGLGIGLTYGLTYCYSIDLPEQVALKLDQKFPFSLMRRISMFKYISGSSAERRAAHSRKLNPVPGSYPTQSGHPHLSPNHPVAQMQHASGQKAPSWPASAPGHMPSLPPYQPASGLCYVQNHFGTTPNSSGVYPASAGASLGVQPPAPLNCPGTVYSGALATPAAAGSKECSRVLIP; encoded by the exons ATGCTGGGTGTCAACTCCGTCCGCTCTCGGATGAGGAGGGCCCTGGTGTTTGGCATGGTCGTGCCCTCAATGCTGGTGCCATGGCTCCTGCTGTGTGCCTCCTGGCTCATTCCCCAGACCTCCTTCCTCAGTAACGTCTGTGGGCTTGGAATTGGGCTAACAT ACGGCCTCACCTACTGCTATTCCATCGACCTCCCCGAGCAGGTCGCACTGAAGCTCGACCAGAAGTTCCCCTTCAGCCTGATGAGGAGGATTTCGATGTTCAAGTACATCTCTGGCTCTTCAGCTGAAAGAAGGGCGGCCCACAGCCGGAA GCTGAACCCTGTGCCCGGCTCCTACCCCACACAGAGCGGTCACCCTCACCTGTCCCCAAACCACCCTGTCGCCCAGATGCAGCACGCCAGTGGCCAGAAAGCCCCGTCCTGGCCAGCCAGCGCTCCTGGGCACATGCCCAGCCTGCCCCCATACCAGCCTGCCTCCGGCCTGTGTTATGTGCAGAACCATTTTGGCACAACCCCTAACTCCTCTGGTGTCTACCCAGCTTCTGCAGGTGCCTCCCTGGGGgtccagccccccgcccccctcaACTGCCCGGGCACAGTGTATTCTGGGGCCCTGGCTACTCCAGCGGCTGCAGGCTCCAAGGAGTGCTCAAGAGTCCTGATCCCCTGA